In the genome of Nymphaea colorata isolate Beijing-Zhang1983 chromosome 9, ASM883128v2, whole genome shotgun sequence, one region contains:
- the LOC116260627 gene encoding L-type lectin-domain containing receptor kinase IX.1-like, translating into MSQLRIFFPFFLLAFIPSSTGLTNTVSFPSFSDDDSRLKRFSDTKITNEGALELTSSTNQSGAAIYTEQITLYDSGTGFEADFTSNFSFQILPLTSTCTGDGFAFFIARPNWTLERDNNGRGLGVFNKSLDFVNSQIIAVEFDTYKNYFDPSANHMGIDVNSLNSSVTSNWTLDRTQSLNGTAVVRYNSRIGNLSPHLSYRNNTLDISHGINLTAVLPEKVVMGFSAASGSCGEAHLILNWNLSATAPAQTPTPAPSRTPNGSPIFTPSPTGTQHKTVIILVACLVPLLVIIVVIVLFVTRIRKQKRAKLKEEQGEEEEEEDQEGFVDITLNFETGPRRFRYRELAAATNDFSEEEKLGQGGFGGVYRGTLKDTNEVVAVKRFSKGSSQGKKEYMAEVSVISRLRHRNLVRLIGWCHERGEFLLVYEYLEGRSLDSHLFSKKDCAVLPWTQRRKVVLGLASAVLYLHEEWEQCVVHRDIKLSNVMVDSEFNARLGDFGLARLTNHGFGTRTTMVAGTMGYLAPECVFTGKYNTESDVYSFGVVLLEITTGGRAIRPIGEKEARLVEWIWEFYGLSSLTAAVDERLGSEFDQQEMERMMVVGLWCVHPDPERRPSMREAIRVLSFQAEMPSLPQRMPVPFYAPPPMNEFGSLFTSSSSGTTATSTTISSMESAEAALLRSQG; encoded by the coding sequence ATGTCTCAGTTGCGcatcttcttccccttcttcctcctcgccTTCATTCCCTCCTCCACCGGTCTCACAAACACCGTCAgtttcccttccttttctgaTGATGACTCGCGCTTAAAACGTTTCAGCGACACCAAAATCACAAACGAAGGCGCCCTTGAGCTCACCTCCTCAACGAACCAGAGTGGTGCGGCCATCTATACCGAACAAATCACTCTTTATGATTCTGGCACCGGATTTGAGGCGGACTTCACCTCCAATTTCAGCTTCCAAATCCTCCCCTTGACCAGCACCTGCACGGGCGACGGCTTTGCCTTCTTCATTGCCCGTCCCAACTGGACTCTCGAAAGAGATAATAATGGTAGAGGTCTCGGCGTCTTCAACAAAAGCTTGGACTTTGTCAACAGCCAAATCATCGCTGTAGAGTTCGACACCTACAAGAACTACTTCGATCCGAGCGCAAATCATATGGGCATCGATGTCAACTCCTTGAACTCCAGCGTGACCTCAAATTGGACGCTGGACAGGACGCAATCTTTGAACGGAACTGCCGTCGTCAGGTATAACTCGAGAATAGGGAACCTCAGCCCGCATTTGAGTTACCGGAACAACACGTTGGATATATCTCATGGCATCAACCTCACCGCTGTTCTCCCGGAGAAAGTGGTCATGGGCTTCTCAGCAGCAAGTGGATCTTGCGGGGAAGCCCATCTGATACTGAATTGGAATTTATCAGCTACCGCCCCCGCCCAGACGCCAACTCCCGCCCCCAGCCGAACGCCAAATGGTAGCCCCATCTTCACACCGAGCCCAACGGGCACGCAACATAAGACGGTCATCATTCTGGTGGCTTGTTTGGTTCCTCTACTTGTCATTATTGTGGTCATAGTTCTATTTGTTACAAGaataagaaaacagaaaagagcAAAGTTAAAGGAGGAGcaaggagaggaggaggaagaggaagaccaAGAAGGTTTTGTGGATATAACATTGAATTTCGAGACAGGGCCGAGGAGATTCAGATATCGAGAGCTAGCTGCGGCTACCAATGACTTCAGTGAAGAGGAGAAGCTTGGGCAAGGTGGTTTTGGTGGCGTCTACCGTGGTACGTTGAAGGATACCAATGAAGTGGTGGCTGTGAAACGGTTTTCTAAAGGGTCGAGCCAGGGGAAGAAAGAGTATATGGCGGAGGTGAGCGTGATCAGCCGGTTGCGCCACCGTAACCTCGTGAGGTTGATTGGGTGGTGCCACGAGCGAGGAGAGTTCTTGCTTGTCTATGAATATTTGGAGGGGCGGAGTCTGGATTCACACCTCTTTAGCAAGAAAGATTGCGCAGTCCTGCCCTGGACTCAACGGAGGAAGGTGGTGCTCGGCTTGGCATCTGCAGTGTTGTACCTGCACGAGGAGTGGGAGCAGTGCGTGGTTCACCGTGATATCAAGTTGAGTAATGTCATGGTCGACTCTGAGTTCAATGCTCGTCTAGGTGACTTCGGGCTGGCAAGGCTGACGAATCATGGATTCGGCACGAGGACGACGATGGTAGCAGGAACGATGGGTTACTTGGCACCCGAATGCGTGTTCACAGGCAAGTACAACACAGAGAGTGATGTGTACAGCTTTGGAGTGGTATTACTTGAAATCACGACCGGTGGAAGAGCCATTCGACCAATCGGAGAGAAAGAAGCACGTCTGGTGGAGTGGATTTGGGAGTTTTACGGGCTCAGTTCTCTCACGGCGGCGGTCGATGAAAGGTTGGGATCTGAATTCGATCAACAGGAGATGGAAAGGATGATGGTGGTGGGTCTGTGGTGTGTGCACCCTGATCCTGAGAGGAGGCCGTCGATGAGGGAGGCGATTAGAGTGCTGAGTTTCCAGGCCGAGATGCCAAGTCTCCCACAAAGGATGCCGGTGCCATTCTACGCGCCCCCTCCTATGAACGAGTTCGGTTCTTTGTTCACGAGCAGCAGCAGCGGAACGACGGCAACATCGACGACGATTTCATCGATGGAGTCAGCAGAGGCGGCCCTGTTGCGGTCACAAGGGTAG